The stretch of DNA AGCATCAAAGGAAGAGGCAAATGTTCTCAAAGTACCGGATGCAGACATTTGGGGTGAAGAAAGCTCTGCCTTGAGAGTAATGTACGACTTGTATCAAAAGGATAATCCCGATATTAAAATTAAAGAGGTATCTGTACAGGATATGGGGACCGCATTAGCAGCTGGGGAAGCTCCTGATTTATTATTACAAGGACCATTTGAAGCTGCCGAAGCCTATAAACAAGGTTATATTGAACCGATGGACGCTTATTATGAAAAGTATAAATACGATGAAAAAATGTTCCAATGGTCAAAAAATGCTTATGAATTTGATAATAAAATCATCGGAATTCCTTGGAACTATGAAGGCTTAATGCTTGTATATAACAAAACCTTATTTGAAGAAAATGGCTGGGAAGTTCCAACTAATTATAATGAAGTTGTTAGTCTTTCAAAGGAAATTGAAAGCAAGGGGACGATTCCTTTTGCATGGGGAACATCCGATTGTGAAGGTTGTGACAATTGGTGGATTTCTAGTATCGTAAATAGTGTTTTAGGTCCTGAAGGTACGAAACAACTTTATTCAGGTGATAAAAAATGGACGGATCCTGAAGTGGTAGAAGCAATCCAACGGTATTCAGATTTTTGGAATGACGGATATGTTACAGAAAAAAAATCTCATGCTATTTCAACAGAAGATGCTTCGAAATTATTTATTACGGGTAAATCCGCAATGAAAATTGATGGTACATGGAGTTTGGCAGCAGGTCTGGAAACGGATTTTGAGGTTGGATATGCACCGTTCCCTAGCTGGAGTCCGGATGGTGAACCTGTTATTCCTCTAGGTGTAGGGGCAGGATTAACCATTAATGCAAAGTCAAAACACAAGGATGAAGTTGCGGAGTTATTAAGCTATTTCTTCCATGAAGATGTAGTTGTGGCAATGGCTAAAAATGGTATTCCTGAACCGATTGAAGCTGATTATAGTGGTTTGGACTTTGAAACTAATGTTGAAACAGCCTTAAATATGATTAATGAGGCAGCAGCAAACGGAAAATCTGGATATCTTTCATTCTCTTATGCATCCCCAAGTGTTGTAGAAGTATTGGAGAGCGAGTTCGCTGGTGTTTATTTAAAGAAGACAACTGTTGAAAAGTGGCTGGAGAAATTACAAAAACTAAAAGAAAAAGATGCAAAAGATGGTTCGTTATATAAGCTAGAAAACTATTAATTTAGTTCTAGGTATCTATGACAATAAGTATAGATACCTAAAGTATTTTTAAATAGGGGGGTCTAAAACGGCTGTAACAAAAAAAGTAATCATCAAAGAGACAAAGGAAACAAAAAAGTATAAATTAGAAAAATGGCTTGGATGGTTTTTTATTTTACCCGGCCTTTTGGTTCATATTTTAGCTGTATCGATTCCGGCCGTGATGTCATTATATTTGCCATTTACTGAATGGAATGGATAAAATACTCCAAAGTTTATTGGATTAGCAAACTTTGTGGAAGCATTCGCCGATTCTGTTGTTTGGACAGCCTTTATTAACAATGCTAAATGGGCCTTATTTTGGATAATATTCCAATTATTCTTGCGTTTTTCTTAGCTTACATGCTGCGCAAGGTTAATAAGATTCAAACACTCTATCAAGCTACATATTTTTCGACATCTATTATAATAGTTACTGTTGCAGGCCAAATTTGGTTTTGGATCTATAAACCGTTTAGTGGTGTAAATTTCTATTTAGAAAAAGCTGGTCTTGTATTCTTACAATGGCCAGGATTAACCATTCCGGCTCTAGCTAGCAGCCATGTGTTGGGTATAAAATATTAAAATTTATATTGCCTTACAGTTGAGTAAGGCTTTTTTTCTAGGTAAATATCTAATTGGAGGGAAACAAATGAACAATGTATCAACTCCTTTAACAATGAAAGTACCTCGTTTTAAAGGCGGAGGATTTATCGAATTTGAAGAAATTTCAGTTCCAAAGCCAGGACCAGGACAACTTTTAATCCAAGTAAAGGCCAATGCATTATGCGGTTCAGAAAGAGGTCAATTCATTAATGGTGCAGTTGTTATTCCAGGCCATGAAGCGGCAGGAGTCGTCGTTGCAGCTGGTAAACATACGAGAGTCCCAATAGGCACACCGGGAGTCATCTATCTTATGGACTTTTGTGGTACCTGCCGCGCGTGTTCACAAGGATTTACGAACCAATGTCGTAATAAAAGAGGGGATATGGGATTTAATAAAGACGGCGGTTATGCACCATATGAATTGATTAATGAAAATATTTTTTTTCCTATAGATAAAAATATTCCCTTTCCTGAGGCAACGATGCTTTTAGACATCATTGGAACAGGTGGCCATGCCATTGATCGAGGTAGAATCCTACATCCGGATATTCAATCCGTGTTTGTCATGGGTGCTGGCCCTATAGGCTTAGGTGTTTTGGCTATGGCGAAAATAATAATAGGTAAAGAAATTCCTGTTTTTGTATCAGACTTTGAAGATTATCGATTAGAGATCGTGGAAAAATTAGGCGGAATTCCTCTAAATCTAAAGAAGAAGTCTCTTCATGAATTTTTTATGGAAAATGATGTGAAGGCAGTGGATTTATCGATTGATACCAGTGGAAAGAAAGCAGCACGTCAGTCTGGATTAAAGGTATTGGATCAGCAAGGGGCTCTTATTTGTGTGGGCCATGGCGAAGAACTTCATATCGATGTTTCAATAGACCTGATTCATCCAGAACGGGCGATTTTGGGAAGTGAGTACTTCCCCTATCGTGACCTTGAAAGGAATTTAGATATATTAAATCGCCATTTCGAGTATTTCAGTGCGATTATTACCCACCGATTTGAGGCAGAAAAAATCAAGGAGGCTTTTGATCTTTTCTTAAAAGGTCAAACGGGGAAAGTGGTCATTGTGCAATGAACGATAAAAAAGTAAAGGTTGCACTGATTGGAGCGGGAGGATGGGGTTTTCAACACGCAAGAATTTTACGTGATCGAAATGATGTTGAGTTTTGCGCTATTGTTGGAAGATCATTGGGGAAAACAAGGGAAAGAGCCAATGAATTTGGTACAAACTATTATCTTTCGATCGAAGAGATGCTTCAAGCAGAAAAGCCCGATATCGTAAGTTTATGCCTGCCAAATCAAGACCATTTTGAACCAACGTTAAAGGTGATTAAAGCAGGCTATCCCTTAATTGTGGAAAAACCGCTTGTTTTTAAAATGGAAGAAGCCAGTACCCTAATCAATGAAGCAGAAAAACGGAACTTGTTTTTTGCCATTAATTTCAATCATCGTTTTGCACGTACAGTTAAACTTGCAAAAAAAGCAATAGGCGAAGGAAAATTAGGAGAAATTATTTTTGCTTCATGGCGTTTTGGCGGTGAAGGTGTAAGTGATCATCCATTTGCCAATCTAATTGAAACACAATGCCATGGATTTGATATGCTCGAGTACCTTTGTGGACCGATTCAATCAGTGATGGCAGAAATGACAAATAAAACAGGAAAGGGATATAGCACACTTTCATTATCCTTAAAGTTTTCGAATGGTGCGGTGGGAAGCTTTCTAGGAACCTACGATTCTTCCTATATGTATTCTGGTACGCACCACTTAGAAATAAACGGTACCAAGGGCAGGATTTTAATAAAGGATACTGTTCGTGAATTTACCTACCAAACAGCAGGAAACGAAATAGCTGAGGTTTGGAGTGCGGGATACTTTAATGATTATGATCGTGACTTCCATAAAACCTTTGACGAGCATATGGAAGTTATTTTATCTGCTTTTAAAAACGGAGAACATCCGCCTGTTCATGCAAGTTGTGGGGTTAGGGCATTAAAACTGGCGTACGCAGCCATTGAATCCTTTAAAAAGGGAATAAGGGTCGAAACATTATAATTGGAATCAAAAAATCATTTTAAGAACATGAAACATCTATGGAGGGAAGAAGATGAAATATCGTCTAGAGTATCCAAGACCACAACTCGTTCGAAAAGATTGGCTGAATCTAAACGGAGTTTGGACATTTACATTTGATGATGAGAACAAAGGAACAGAGCAAAAATGGTTCAAACAAAACAGCAGCGTGTTTAATAAGGAAATCAACGTTCCATTTGCATTCCAAACCAAAATAAGTGGAATTGAAGACCCGACTTACCATGATGTCGTTTGGTATAAAAGGGATTTTGAAATTCCTGCAAGCTGGAATGATCAGAGGGTAATCCTTCATTTTGGAGCAGTGGATTATCGTGCATGGGTTTATGTAAATGAGAAATTTGTTGGGTTCCATGAAGGAGGACATACTCCCTTTTCATTCGACATTACAGATTGTTTAAATGGTGGAAAGGAAACGATTGTGGTAAAAGTTGAAGATCCGTCTAGAGATGAATCCATTCCCCGTGGAAAGCAGTTCTGGATGGAGAAGCCATTTGGAATTTGGTATACGCGTACAACAGGAATTTGGCAAACAGTTTGGTTAGAACCTATAAATTCAGCACATATTTCAAAACTTAAATTCACACCAGACGTAGATAAGGGAGAAGTCACCGTTGAGCTTGAAGTTTCCGGTGATACTACTAATAAGGAAGTCCAATTTGATATCCATTTTAAAGGGGAATTAGTAATACGCGACACTTTCTCCGCAATCGAAAATTATAACAAACGTTCATTTAATATATATCAACATAAAATCTTCCGCACAACCTTCCATGATGATGGATGGAACTGGACACCAGAGAATCCTAATCTTTTTGATGTGAAAATTAAATTGAAGGTAGACCAAACAATATTAGATGAAATTGATTCCTATTTTGGGATGAGAAAAATCCACACTGAAAATGGTATGGTATACCTAAATAACCGTCCCTATTATCAAAAGCTCATTTTAGACCAAGGATATTGGCCAGTAGGTCTCCTTACAGCTCCGACAGATGAAGAAATTAAAAAGGATATAGTACTTTCTAAATCAATGGGCTTTAACGGCTGCCGTAAACATCAAAAAGTAGAGGACCCGCGCTTCCTTTATTGGGCTGATCATTTAGGCTTCCTTGTCTGGGGTGAATGTGCATCGATCCCTTCGTTCAATGCAGTAGCAGTTGCAAGGTTGACTAGAGAGTGGATTGAAATTATTGATCGTGATTATAACCATCCGTCCGTTGTCGCATGGGTGCCACTTAATGAAAGTTGGGGGATTCCCAATGTGCGTGACAACTGCCAGCAGCAACACCATTCATTGGCCATGTATCACCTTATCCATTCCCTTGATCCAACTCGTCTAGTAATATCGAATGATGGTTGGGAGCTCACAAAAACTGATATTTGTTCCATTCATAACTATAACCATGGTTCAAAAAATGAAACTGAAAAATACGACAAATATAGGGAAGATTTGGCGACAAAGGATTCTATTTTATCATCAAAACCTGCAAAAAGAAGTATTTATGCAAATGGTTTTGAACATGGAGGAGAACCCATTCTATTAACAGAGTTTGGTGGTATTGGCTTTAAAATTGGTGAAGACACTGGTTGGGGGTATACAACTGTTAAAAACGGTGAGGAATTCGTTGATGATTACAAGCGTATTATGAAGGCTGTTTATAGCTCCAAAATTTTATACGGCTATTGCTATACACAATTAACAGATGTTGAGCAAGAAATCAACGGCTTATTAACATATGACCGGAAGCCAAAATGTGACTTAGAGAAAATTAAAGAAATTAATGATATGTGGCACCCAGGGACGATATAGGCAATATTAATAATCTCGGAGATTATGAAGGGCGGATTTTGGAATACAAATGAAGAGGAGAGAAAATGAATTATCGTACGATCGATAAATCTGACTAATCTTATATTACGAACGGGGGCTTTAGTTGAGCAATAAATAAATAGATAAATAAATAAATAAATAAATAAGGACAATTTGAAATCGTCATTATAAGTAAGTAGGTAAGGTAAGCCATGAACTTATAAATTAGCTAGATTAGGCTAAAAATCAAAAATATAATGCAGTAGAAACAGTGAGGCGAAATGAATAAATCCAACCGAATTTAACCATTCGTTGTAATACTTAAGATTTAGGTTCAAACTAATATAGTAGACAATTATGGACTATCATTCGTTAAGGGTTCTATAAATGATCCCATCTTCCACGTATTAATCTTTAAACATCACATTCATCTTAGAAAAAATACGGTGCCGAGTTTGGTGCCCATTATTAGAAATTTAATGATATTACAAAACACTATAAATTACATAAACCTTATTCTATAGCACTTTATGGTACTTTGTTATACTAGAAACTAAATACTGTCTAGAACTTCAAAACTGCTTGAGTCTTTGAGCAAGGGAAGGAAGGCTAATTCCAACGTAGTTTTCCATGTGAGTGTGGGGATTAAATAAACTAGATGATACTATTCACCTGTATTGGATGCCTATTATCATACAAATTTAACACATAACCAACATAAAATATAATAAAATCAATACCAATAACTCATTATCGACCCGAACTGGTATCTAAGAAATGTAAAATCCAGCAACTTAGCCGATTTCCTTCAACTTAAGTGAGTAAAGTTAATAGTTTCTTTAATCATGTATAATTAAACGAAAAGAATTTGAGATCATATATTATCTGTAATTAGAAATAACTAGCCAGGAAAAATTCCTTAAGGGATGATCCTGGCTTTTTCATGTTTTTTTGGTACTACATTCTCCAAAAACTTACAAAAAACCAAGTCGAATTACGAAAAATCTAGTAAAATAGAAAGAGTAGTATTATCTGAGTATAGGAATATAGTATGAA from Neobacillus sp. CF12 encodes:
- a CDS encoding sugar-binding domain-containing protein, whose product is MKYRLEYPRPQLVRKDWLNLNGVWTFTFDDENKGTEQKWFKQNSSVFNKEINVPFAFQTKISGIEDPTYHDVVWYKRDFEIPASWNDQRVILHFGAVDYRAWVYVNEKFVGFHEGGHTPFSFDITDCLNGGKETIVVKVEDPSRDESIPRGKQFWMEKPFGIWYTRTTGIWQTVWLEPINSAHISKLKFTPDVDKGEVTVELEVSGDTTNKEVQFDIHFKGELVIRDTFSAIENYNKRSFNIYQHKIFRTTFHDDGWNWTPENPNLFDVKIKLKVDQTILDEIDSYFGMRKIHTENGMVYLNNRPYYQKLILDQGYWPVGLLTAPTDEEIKKDIVLSKSMGFNGCRKHQKVEDPRFLYWADHLGFLVWGECASIPSFNAVAVARLTREWIEIIDRDYNHPSVVAWVPLNESWGIPNVRDNCQQQHHSLAMYHLIHSLDPTRLVISNDGWELTKTDICSIHNYNHGSKNETEKYDKYREDLATKDSILSSKPAKRSIYANGFEHGGEPILLTEFGGIGFKIGEDTGWGYTTVKNGEEFVDDYKRIMKAVYSSKILYGYCYTQLTDVEQEINGLLTYDRKPKCDLEKIKEINDMWHPGTI
- a CDS encoding Gfo/Idh/MocA family oxidoreductase, with translation MNDKKVKVALIGAGGWGFQHARILRDRNDVEFCAIVGRSLGKTRERANEFGTNYYLSIEEMLQAEKPDIVSLCLPNQDHFEPTLKVIKAGYPLIVEKPLVFKMEEASTLINEAEKRNLFFAINFNHRFARTVKLAKKAIGEGKLGEIIFASWRFGGEGVSDHPFANLIETQCHGFDMLEYLCGPIQSVMAEMTNKTGKGYSTLSLSLKFSNGAVGSFLGTYDSSYMYSGTHHLEINGTKGRILIKDTVREFTYQTAGNEIAEVWSAGYFNDYDRDFHKTFDEHMEVILSAFKNGEHPPVHASCGVRALKLAYAAIESFKKGIRVETL
- a CDS encoding extracellular solute-binding protein: MKFNKKFKLIALSTTLVTSLMLGACSNKASKEEANVLKVPDADIWGEESSALRVMYDLYQKDNPDIKIKEVSVQDMGTALAAGEAPDLLLQGPFEAAEAYKQGYIEPMDAYYEKYKYDEKMFQWSKNAYEFDNKIIGIPWNYEGLMLVYNKTLFEENGWEVPTNYNEVVSLSKEIESKGTIPFAWGTSDCEGCDNWWISSIVNSVLGPEGTKQLYSGDKKWTDPEVVEAIQRYSDFWNDGYVTEKKSHAISTEDASKLFITGKSAMKIDGTWSLAAGLETDFEVGYAPFPSWSPDGEPVIPLGVGAGLTINAKSKHKDEVAELLSYFFHEDVVVAMAKNGIPEPIEADYSGLDFETNVETALNMINEAAANGKSGYLSFSYASPSVVEVLESEFAGVYLKKTTVEKWLEKLQKLKEKDAKDGSLYKLENY
- a CDS encoding alcohol dehydrogenase catalytic domain-containing protein, which translates into the protein MNNVSTPLTMKVPRFKGGGFIEFEEISVPKPGPGQLLIQVKANALCGSERGQFINGAVVIPGHEAAGVVVAAGKHTRVPIGTPGVIYLMDFCGTCRACSQGFTNQCRNKRGDMGFNKDGGYAPYELINENIFFPIDKNIPFPEATMLLDIIGTGGHAIDRGRILHPDIQSVFVMGAGPIGLGVLAMAKIIIGKEIPVFVSDFEDYRLEIVEKLGGIPLNLKKKSLHEFFMENDVKAVDLSIDTSGKKAARQSGLKVLDQQGALICVGHGEELHIDVSIDLIHPERAILGSEYFPYRDLERNLDILNRHFEYFSAIITHRFEAEKIKEAFDLFLKGQTGKVVIVQ